The stretch of DNA ATCCGCCAGTCCCTCTACGCAAGTCAACACTTCCCCTGGACGAACTAAAGCCAACAAGCTAGGGAAAGAGAGGCCCAAGGTTGTGGATACACTTCATGGCTCAATCCTTTACCAAAGACCCAACAGAGACAAAGATTACTATGAGAAAATGTAGACCTAAAGTCTTCTTGCTTATTTTTTGAAAGTTGCCTGTGTGACTGACTTTCTAAGTATTAAAAATGAGTCAAAACAATCATGACATTTTGTCACTTTGTTTTTTTGCATGGCAAGGTGGAACCTTTTTAGCATGGGTGCTAGATTGTATAGCATGAATTGGTTTTCAGCCTCAGTAATTCCTATTTGACGCCCTTAACATGCCCATAGCCATTTATCTGTGATGATTTATAATTCAAATACAATGTACagcattatttgtattttattatttttattgcaCTTTCCACTAGCAACATTTTAGGATTGTCTAAAATGTTTCCAAGGTTTGTACAAACTGCTTTGTATGCAAGTTAAATGTGTCTGTGAAATATGAACAAGTGAAATTTGTCTGAAATGTGTATACATGTGACATTTCATAAATCTTTTCAGTGAAATAATTCAGTGTAGTGGTTTATGAAATGAGTATTCAGTGTTGTGAACAGGAAAGTCTTGGCGGATTTGGAGGGAACTGAACGTGGAAAAGACGCAGGCATGTTATCTCACAGCCACTAGGTGTCACAAACCGCAACAAGCAAAAGGCCAAGTGGCAATTCGAAATGCAATTAAACAAGCCAGTTTGTTTTTAGTTGACAAGTAGCCATCCAtcagtctttaaaaaaaaaatatgtattctGGATTTCTAGCTAGTTGTGATTTGTACAGCATCCTATTTAATATGGGTCAAGGAGAGCTGCTAGTTtacaccaccatcacaagttGGCAAAATATTAAATTACACTTGATATCTCCAGGACAAGATGGAGGGAAAAAGTACTCAGGCTAGCATACATCAGTCCTCATCCACGCCATCCTGTGTGAGATTACCCTTTCAAGGCCAGTAAGATGAGACTTCAGTAATGAAACGGTAAAAAACTGATTTGGTTGGAGGATATGAGAAATTGCTTTGCTTATTCTCTTGTGATCTGATAAGTACTATATGAATGGAATAGTTCTCAAAGGAGTGTCAATCTGAACCCCAAGCCTTTTAACTAGTGCAAATTAGAGAAAGGTATTTAGAAGTTTCGCCTCTGCTTGTTCAGCAAGTCTCTGCCAGTCAAACACTTCATCGTAGTGCACATAGACATCCAAGAAATGTGACTCCCAGTCTCTACTTACATGAAGAAACTAGACAaatccttttatttatttttttattgtgaagACAAGACTTCATATGACTGAATAAAAATGCTCAAAAGAGAGAACAATAAACAAGGTCAAAATTTCAAATTCGTTTTGGTCGACACCTTTCTTTGTTGGGTCTGGTagagggtgagtgagagggcAGGGATTGGGTAGGTGTACATGAGAAGAATGGCTAAAAGTATAAAGAGGAGATGGGAGAACAGACAAGGCAAAAGGAGaaacaagaggaagaggagggtacGGTCATGGATCATCAGTTGTGGCTCAAAATCTTCCAGAACGTTCTCGGTCTCTGGAGCGACGCCTCTCCCGATCtcgtccaccaccaccaccacctcctccacccccacccccaccacctcctcctccgcggCCTCGGTCTCCTCTATCTCCTCGGTCACCTCGTTCCCGCGAACGTGAGCGGCGTTCCCTCGACCGTGAGCGATGTCTGCTGGAATGGGGAGAAGGACATGTCAGTCAGGTTTACCATAACATGTTTCATCCATTTACATGCTCAGGTTTTTGGGGGAgttttccttgtcttctctgAGAGCAGGTTGGTTAATTAATTCAAGTTGGTGTATCTATACTTTGTGAATATGGGCCTTGGAATCAGAAACAGAGGTAAACCAGCAGTACCTCTTCCTGCGTCGTCCATAAAGCTCCCTCCTCAGTTCCCTGGAGATGGGCTTCAGGTGCATGAAGTTGCAGAAGCCGCCACGAGTGCATTCCCTGTGGAGAGGGGTGCTGGAGTTAGTGGAGTACGAGAGCGGCACTTCAGCAGAGTTCACCTTACTTTTTAGAGGATGTCCCGTGTACACGTTAAGCCAATAGATAAAAGGCCAAAAAAAATTATACCATTACCTATTATACTGAAGATTAAGGACAATTAACCTTGGAATATTAAACAATATGCCATATAGTGTCAATAGCACTGACCCCATTTCATACTGGCGACAGCAGGCTTCTCTGAAGTCTGTTACGGGGGAAAGCTCGGCTTGGATGGGCTGGCCATTAAACCATCGATTATTCAGATCCATCACAGCCTTCTCGGCATCCTCCTCACGACGGAActggacagcgagagagagagagattgagaaaggATTGGAGGTGAACTGATTCCAATGCAAGAGACACCAAATGTAACAGTTCACCCTCTCACATCATCCTCACCCACCTTCACGTAGACGTTCCCCACCAGATGGTCTCCGAGGttgtcacacacattcatctcttccacctctccataCTTTTCCTCCATCTCCGCAAAGACTTCCTGGAGcaaaaaacattttacagtaGTGTGATTTTTTTTACTCAGTGGTACATTATGCACAgccataaataaaataaagatttaagctttttaaaataaTGGCATGGTTATGTGTGGAGCTGGATTGAAATACAGCGCCCACTCCGTTGTGGCTGATTGAGTAAACAATCACTAGATACTGGTGGAAGTGAACCCATGGGCGAGTCTAGACATTTTTATtcgggtggcagaaggaagttgttgggtggcctcctggaggcaaaTCAAAACCCAAATTTGGgtggtacagtactccctatggtaaatgattaggctataacattgtagtttaaattaaacagtaacactattttttattgaaatgttctgtaatgtacaaataatatttttccatgggaagattggggAGGCAGtgttttttattggggtggcagctgccaccccttgccaccctTTAGATCCACCACTGAGTGAACCACCATTTACAGGTAATATTTTATAGATAACCACCTCGAAGAACTCATCGTAGTGCTCCTGCATCTCCACATCGCTGACGGCACCTAGTGGTGACGGGGAAAAAGACATCAGGGTCAAGCAAACCTGAGAACATACCCTTCAAGGTCAGCACAACTTGCAAAGGAAAAACTTACGATGTCTATTTACTATAAAAATGCGGTCAACTGAAGTCTATAGCTGTGACATTCTAATATTCTTCAGACATGTATAAACCTGAGTCTAGTTTTACTGGACTGTCTAAAGCACTCAACCAGAGAGCTGACCATGTGTACAAGGGTTAAGGGGATGGATAATGTCTGACACATAGGAGAATGACAGTGTGGGCCTACAGCATGATATGAaggtgagagagtgacagaaagagagagagaatgacttaAAGTACCAGATCCCTGTTAGGGGGTGGAAAACTTACAGCGCAAACCATCAGCAGACTGGGCAGTGTTTTGAGGGTTACGGTAAATGTTCAAGAGGGCAATAGTctgaaatacaaaaacatacatTGAGATATTTTCAAACAGGTTTTCTAAAAAGGTTTGTTTTTATTAGCTTTATGAACTGTACTACCCAACCCCAGCAATCAAATAACTAGCTGATCAATATCTGAGTTCTGGTGTCCAAATGGGCCCCAGTAGGAGCTGGCAGAGGACTGAAAGAGAGGTTAGGAGGGTCCACTGTACTGGTCCGAGCTGCAGGAGCAGGGGAAGTCGGTGAGAGTCTCAGAATGACATTGAAAACAATGGAAATAAAAGGCTACCATTTGTGACAAGCCAACATTGAGTCATTATTTTAGATCAACAAAACAAGTCGTCAGACTAATGGTAAGAAATACAGAGCGTTATGTGGCTGTTTGTCAGTCATTCTGAGACACTCAGGAAACAATACATGGCAGTCAGACCACCATCCCTAACTTACCTGAAAAGTGCAGCAGTAGACCAGCTTTTAAGTTAAGTCAACCATAGGCCCAAAGTATTTACAACCAAATGC from Hypomesus transpacificus isolate Combined female chromosome 23, fHypTra1, whole genome shotgun sequence encodes:
- the u2af1 gene encoding splicing factor U2AF 35 kDa subunit isoform X3; translated protein: MAEYLASIFGTEKDKVNCSFYFKIGACRHGDRCSRLHNKPTFSQTILIQNIYRNPQNSAQTADGSHCAVSDVEMQEHYDEFFEEVFAEMEEKYGEVEEMNVCDNLGDHLVGNVYVKFRREEDAEKAVMDLNNRWFNGQPIQAELSPVTDFREACCRQYEMGECTRGGFCNFMHLKPISRELRRELYGRRRKSRHRSRSRERRSRSRERGDRGDRGDRGRGGGGGGGGGGGGGGGGGRDRERRRSRDRERSGRF
- the u2af1 gene encoding splicing factor U2AF 35 kDa subunit isoform X2; this encodes MQEHYDEFFEEVFAEMEEKYGEVEEMNVCDNLGDHLVGNVYVKFRREEDAEKAVMDLNNRWFNGQPIQAELSPVTDFREACCRQYEMGECTRGGFCNFMHLKPISRELRRELYGRRRKSRHRSRSRERRSRSRERGDRGDRGDRGRGGGGGGGGGGGGGGGGGRDRERRRSRDRERSGRF
- the u2af1 gene encoding splicing factor U2AF 35 kDa subunit isoform X1, whose protein sequence is MAEYLASIFGTEKDKVNCSFYFKIGACRHGDRCSRLHNKPTFSQTIALLNIYRNPQNTAQSADGLRCAVSDVEMQEHYDEFFEEVFAEMEEKYGEVEEMNVCDNLGDHLVGNVYVKFRREEDAEKAVMDLNNRWFNGQPIQAELSPVTDFREACCRQYEMGECTRGGFCNFMHLKPISRELRRELYGRRRKSRHRSRSRERRSRSRERGDRGDRGDRGRGGGGGGGGGGGGGGGGGRDRERRRSRDRERSGRF